GCGGTGTGCACTCGGTCTACCTGTCGGACAAGGACAGCGTCTACGCCAGCGCCGAAGCCGCCGACCTGCTGCGCTGGCTGATGGCGGTGGCGCAGCCGCTCGACGGCCTGCTGGCCCGCGCCGCCTACGCCAACGCCAGCTGGGACCTGGGCCTGGACGAACTGGCCGCCCACGTGCACGACGAAACCGCCTGGGACGCCCGGCTGGCGCTGCTGCAGCAGCTGCACGGCGTCTGGCAGCGCCAGGGCGTGCTGACCATGCTGCGCCAGACGCTGCACGCGCTCGACCTGCCGGCGCGCTGGCTGGCCGAAGGCAACGAGGCGGCCGGCGAGCGCCGCCTGACCAACGTGCTGCACCTGGGCGAGCTGCTGCAGGCCGCCAGCGCGCACCTCGAGGGCGAGGCCGGGCTGATCCGCTGGCTGGCCGCGATGGTGCGCGGCGGCGGGGATGGCGCCCAGGGTGGCAGCGGGATGGGTGGCTCGGCCGCAGCCGCCGGGGCAGGCGGCGACGCCCACATCGTGCGGCTCGAAAGCGACGCGCAACTGGTGCAGGTGGTCACGGTACACAAGTCCAAGGGCCTCGAATACCCGGTCGTGATGCTGCCGTTCGCCAACAGCGCACGCGCCTGGCGCAAGAAGCGCCACGGCGCGCTCGAGTGGGTGGACGACGACGGCCGGCGCGCACTCGATTTCGCGCAGCAGCCCGAGCATGTCGCGGCCGCCGAGCGCGAGCGTCTGCGCGAGGACCTGCGGCTGTTCTACGTGGCGCTGACCCGCGCCCGCCACGCGCTGTGGCTGGGCATCGGCGTGCCGCCGACCGGCCGCAACGGCTCGGCGGGCCCGCTGTCGGCGCTCGGCTACCTGCTGGCCGGCGACCAAGGGCTGCGCGAGGACTCGCTGGGCAGCGTCTTGCAGGCGCTGTGCGACGTGAGCGACCCGCCGGCCACGCGCAGCGTCTGCCTCGATGTTCCCGCCCAGCGCGTGCGCTGGCGCGACGACCGGGCACAGCCGCCGCTGCACCTGCCGCCGGTCTTCCAGGCCGAGTTCGAGCGGCGCTGGGCGATCGGCAGCTTCTCGGGGCTGGTGCGCGATCTGGGCGAGAGGGGGGCCGGTGCCGGCGTGCCGGCCACGCCGCATGGCGCGACCGACCTGCTGCGCACCGAGCAGCTGCAGGAGGAGCTGGCGCAGATGGCGCAGCTGACGCAGATGGCGGCCCAGGCCGACGGGCAGCCGGCCGCGCCCTCCGGCAGCCGTGCCGCCGCGATCGCCGGTTCCGTGCCGACGTGGCACGGGTTTCCGCGTGGCGCGTTGCCCGGCAACTTCCTGCACGACCAGCTTCAGTGGCTGGCCGAGGAGGGTTTCGAGCGTGCCGGCGAGTCCGGTGTCGCAGCCGCGCTGCTGCGGCGCTGCGAGCGCGCCGGCCATGCGCAGCACGCCGCCGGGGCGGTCGACTGGCTGCAGCAGCTGCTGGCCACGCCGCTGCCGCCGCTCGGCGCGAGCCTGGCCGAGGTCGACCGGCTGCTGCCCGAGATGGAGTTCTGGATGCCCAGCGTCGCGCTGCGCAGCGCCGAGCTCGACCGCATCTGCCAGCAGCACCTGCTGCCCGGCCAGCCGCGCCCGGCGCTGGTGTCGCGCCAGCTCGACGGCCTGCTGATGGGCTTTGCCGACCTGGTGTTCGAACACGGCGGACGCTGGTGGGTGCTCGACTACAAGTCCAACGCGCTCGGCGCCACCGATGCCGACTACACGCCGGCCGCGCTGTCGCAGGCGATGCTGGCGCACCGCTACGAGCTGCAGGCCGCGATCTACCTGCTGGCGCTGCACCGCCTGCTGCGCAGCCGGCTGGGCGACGACTACGACCCGGCACGGCAGCTCGGCGGCGCGCTCTACCTGTTCCTGCGTGGTTTCAAGGGCCCGGCGGCGGGCTGCGTGCACCTGAGCGCCGAGCCCGCGTGGCTGGACGCACTCGACGCCGCCCTGTCGGCGGATCCTTGCGCGGTGGAGAGCCAACGATGAGCCCTCATGTGCCCGATGGTCAGGTCGATCTGTTCGGCCCGGTGTCCGGCCAATTGCCTGGCCATCCGACGGGCGAGCCGGCCGAGCCGGGGGATGCCCCGTCACCGTCCGCCGTGCTGGCCGAACTCGCTGCCTGGGCCGAAGCCGGCTGGCTGCGCGCGCTCGACCTGTCGCTGGCGCGCCTGCTGGTGCAGCAATGCCCGGATGCCTCGGCGCATCTGGCGCTGGCCGCCGCGCTGCTGGCGCACAACGAGGGCCGCGGCCACACCTGCCTGCCGCTGGACGAATGGCTGGCGTCGGTCGACGAGGCCGCCGCGCCCACCGCCCCCGGCGGGTCGCACGCCCGGCCCCTCACCGAGCCGTGGCTGGATGGCCCGGCCGATGCGCAGGCCGCACTCGCCCGACAGCTGCGTGCGCTCGGCACCGATCCCGGCGAGTGGCGCGCCGCCTTGCTGTGCAGCGGCGCGGTGGCCGCCGCGGGCGAGATCGTGGCGACCGGCCTGGCGAGCCCGCTGATCCTGTCCGGCAGCCGGCTCTACCTGCGCCGCCATTTCCGCGACGAGCAGGCCGTGGCGCAGGCGGTGGTCGGGCGCGCCGCCGCCGCGATGCCGGTGGCCGAAGGGGCGCCGCAGGCGCAGCCGCATGCGGGCACCGAGCCACCGGACGCCGCGCAGGTGCGCCTGTGGCTCGACCGCCTGTTCGGCGGTCCGCCCGCGCCGGATCGTTTCGACTGGCAGCGCAGCGCCTGCGCGATCGCGTTGCGCGGCCGGCTGGCGCTGATCACCGGCGGGCCGGGCACCGGCAAGACCTACACCGTGGCGCGGCTGCTGGCGCTGGTGATGGCGGTGCATCCGCAGCCGCAGGCGCTGCGCATCGCGCTGGCGGCGCCCACCGGCAAGGCGGCGGCGCGGCTCAAGCAGTCGATCGACAGCGCGCTGCAGCAGCTGGCCGCGGCGCTGCCGGGGGCGCTCGACTGGGGTCTGCTGCAGCAGCGCCTGTCGCAGTCGCTGACGCTGCACAAGCTGCTGGGTGCGCGGCCGGACACCCGCCGTTTCGGCCGCGATGCGCGCCATCCGCTCGAGGTCGACCTGCTGGTGGTGGACGAGGCGTCGATGGTCCACCTCGAGATGATGGCCGCGCTGCTGGCCGCGCTGCCGCCGGCGTCACGGCTGGTGCTGCTGGGCGACAAGGACCAGCTGGCGTCGGTCGAGGCCGGTGCGGTGCTGGGCGACCTGTGTGTCGACGCCGCCGCGGGCGGTTACGACGAGGACACCGCCGCCTGGATCCAGGCCTGTGTCGGCCAGGCGCTGCCGCAGCCGTTCCGCTGCGGCCAGCCGGGCCCGCTGGCGCAGCAGACCGTGATGCTGCGCGAGAGCCGGCGCTTCGAGGGCCCGATCGGCGCACTCGCGCTGGCGGTCAATGCCGGTGATGTGACCGCAGCGCGCCGGCTGCTCGGGCTGGGCGTGCCGGCGCCGGCCGACGACGGCAGCCTGCGCGCGCCGACGGGTGTCACGCCCGCTGCGGTCTGTGATCTGGCCGTGCACGGACGCGCCGGCAACGACGCTTCGGCGACCGGCTTCGTCAACTATCTGCGCCTGCTGCGCGAGGGCGCGCCCAGGCGCGCCGACGGGCCGAGTCCGGACGGCGTGCGAGCGGTTCTGCAGGCCTTCGAGCGTTGCCGGGTGCTGTGCGCGGTGCGCGAGGGCGAGTGGGGCGTCGCCGGGCTGAACGCGGCGATCGAGCGCCAGCTGCGCCAGCAGGGCTGGATCGCGCGCCAGGGCGAGTGGTACGAGGGCCGGCCGGTGATGGTGACGCGCAACGATCCGGCGCTCGGTGTCTTCAACGGCGACATCGGCCTGGCGCTGCGCGGGCCGGCGCAGCCGGGGGGGGCCCAGGGGGCGGGCGGCCCGTTGCGGGTCTGGTTTCTCGATGGCGAGCAGCCGCGCTCGGTGCTGGCCAGCCGGCTCGCCGCGGTCGAGACGGCGTACGCGATGACGGTGCACAAGTCGCAGGGCTCGGAGTTCGAGCACACGGTGCTGGTGCTGCCGCCGCACGCCAACCCGGTGCTGACGCGCGAGCTGGTCTACACCGGCATCACGCGGGCGCGGCGGGCGTTCACGCTGGTCGCGCCCGAGCCGGCGGTGTTCGACCTGGCGTTGCAGCGGCGCACCCGGCGCGCCAGCGGCCTGCCCGATCTGCTGGCGGCCGGCGCCTGACCCGACGTGATGCGCCGCGGCTGAGCGCGCTCACATCTTGCAGCCGCGCGCCGGATCGGCCAGGCCCTTGGCGGCCACGCCGATCGCCTTGTTGGCCTTGCCGACCACCTGGCGCAGGTAGAAATCCTGCACCGGGTTGTGGGCGCGGCTCAAGGTGAACGGGCCGCGCGGGCTGTCGATCCGGGCCGCTTCCATCGCCTTGACCAGGCCGTCGCGGTTCTTGATGTCGCCCTTGACCGCGGTGAGCCCGGCGCCCAGCAGCTGCGCCGCGTCGTAGCCCTGCACGGCGTAGACGTCGGGCTGCAGCTTGTAGGTCTTGGCGTACTGCAGGCGGAAGGCCTGGTCGCGCTTGTTGCTCAGGTCGTCGGCATAGTGCAGCGCGGTGACGATGCCCTGGGCGGCGTCGCCCTGCGCCTCGAGCGTGCCGTCGGTCAGGAAACCCGAGGCGTAGAGCGGGATCCTGTCCTTCAGGCCGGCGGCCTGCCAGTCCTTGACGAACTTGACCGCGCCGGCGCCGGCGAAGAAGACGAACGCGACGTCGGGCTTGAGCGCCGCCACCTCGGTCAGCAGGGCCTGGAACTCGACCGTCGGGAACGCCAGGTTGAGTTCCTTCACGACCTTGCCGCCACCGCCCTCGAAGGCCTCCTTGAAGCCGCGCACGGTCTCGTCGCCGGCGGCGTATTTCCAGGTCAGCGTGACGGCGGTCTTGAACTTGCGCTCGCCGGCCACCTTGCCGATGGCGTAACCCGGCTGCCAGTTGCTGAACGAACTGCGGAAGATGTTGGGCGCGCACAGCGCGCCGGTGACGGCATCGGCGCCGGCGTTGGGCACGATCAGCAGGGTGTTGTTGTCCTTGGCGACCTTGGCCATCGCCATCGCCACGCCCGAGTGCACGCTGCCGACCATGACGTCGACCTGGTCGCGCTTGACCAGCTTGTTGGCGTTGTCGGATGCCTTGGCCGGGTCGGACTCGTCGTCGACCTTGAAGAACTCGACCTGCCGGCCACCGAGCTGGCCACCCTGTTCGTCGAGGTACTGGCGAAAGCCGTTCTCGATCGCCACGCCGAGTGCGGCGTAGGTGCCGGTGTAGGGCAGCATCAGGCCGACCTTGATCTTTTCCTGCGCGATCGTCGCACCGGCCAGCGGCAGCAGCGCGAGGGCGAGCAGGCGGCGGGCCAGGCGGGTCGGGTGTTGAGCTCGGTGGTTCATGCGGGTCTCCTTTTGTGGGCGGACGATGCATGAAAAGAGCGGGCGCAACCATCCGGGCTTGCGCCGGGGCGTGGCAGGCGGCGTCGCCGCAGTCGCGGCGCAGCCACAAAAAAAGCGGTGGGACGCTTGCGCGCCACCACCGCCGGTGTCGATGCCCGCGGCGCCGCCGAAGCGGCTGCCGCTGCGGTCACTTCTTCTCTTCGTCCTTCGGCAGGTCCTTGAAGGCGTCCATCGGATCGGGCTCCTTGGCCTCGCCGCTGCCGCCGGGGTTGTTGGCCGACTTCTCGAACATCGAGTTCGGGTCGACCTCGGGTGCCGTCTCCTGGGTCTGGAACTCGATCTGGACGTCGTCGATGTTGATCGCTTCCTTCTTGCCCAGGCCACCCGAGACCAGGTCCGGGAAGGCGATGAGCAGGCCCACCATGATGACCTGGATCACCACGAACGGCACCGCGCCCCAGTAGATCTGGCCGGTGGTGACCTTGGGGATCATCTGGCCGGTCAGGCGGTCCTTGTAGTCCTTGTTGGGCGCCACGCTGCGCAGGTAGAACAGCGCGAAGCCGAACGGCGGGTGCATGAACGAGGTCTGCATGTTGACCGCCAGCAGCACGCCGAACCAGACCAGGTCGATGCCCAGCGCCGCGGCCACCGGGCCCAGCAGCGGCACGACGATGAAGCTCAGCTCGAAGAAGTCGAGGAAGAACGCCAGCACGAAGATCAGGATGTTGACCACGATCAGGAAGCCGACCTGGCCGCCGGGCAGGCCGGTGAGCAGGTGTTCGACCCACTTCGGACCGTCGACACCCTGGAAGCTCAGGCTGAAGACCGTCGAGCCGACCAGGATGAAGACCACGAAGGTGGCCAGCTTCATGGTCGAGTCCATCGCCTGGCGCAGCAGCTTCATGTCCAGGCGACGACGGCCCAGCGCCATCAACAGGGCGCCGACGGCACCCATCGCGCCGCCTTCGGTCGGCGTGGCGATGCCCAGGAAGATCGTGCCCAGCACCAGGAAGATCAGCGCCAGCGGCGGGATCAGCACGAAGGTGACACGCTCGGCCATCTTCGACAGCAGCTTCAGGCCGATGGCCTTGTTGATCACCGACAGCAGGAATGCGACACCCACGCCGACGCACATCGACACGACGATCAGCTCGTCGGTCGGCGTGGTGTCGGGGCGGGTCTTGGCGAAGGCCACGGCCAGCGCGGTCGACAGCAGCACCAGCACGCCCAGCGAGGGCAGGCCGGAGTCGCCGTTGTCTTCACGGATGGTGCGGGCTTCTTTCGGCAGCGCCGGCACCCAGGTGGGTTTCCAGAGGCTGATCAGCGCGATGTAGCCGACGTACAGGCCGGTCAGCACGAAGCCGGGGATGAAGGCGCCCTTGTAGAGGTCACCCACGCTCTGGCCGAGCTGGTCGGCCATGATGATCAGCACCAGCGACGGCGGGATGATCTGCGCCAGCGTGCCCGAGGCGGCGATCACGCCGCTGGCGATGCGGCGGTCGTAGCCGTAGCGCAGCATGATGGGCAGCGAGATCAGGCCCATCGAGATCACCGAGGCCGCCACCACGCCGGTGGTGGCCGCAAGCATGGCGCCGACGAAGATCACCGCGTAGGCCAGGCCACCGCGGATCGGGCCGAACAGTTGGCCGATGGTGTCGAGCAGGTCTTCGGCCATGCCGGAGCGCTCGAGGATCAGTCCCATGAAGGTGAAGAACGGGATCGCCAGCAGCGTGTCGTTCTGCATGATGCCGAAGATCCGCAGCGGCAGGGCCTGG
This portion of the Leptothrix cholodnii SP-6 genome encodes:
- the recB gene encoding exodeoxyribonuclease V subunit beta; the protein is MTPLNPLTLPLHGSHLIEASAGTGKTWTIAALYLRLVLGHGERESVDSPLPRPLLPAEILVMTFTRAATRELSDRIRERLIEAARCFRGEAEPAPHDHFLRDLRADYPGEAERRDAAYRLALAAEGMDDAAVHTIDAWCQRMLREHAFDSAQLFDEELEADEAGRRRQAVQDYWRREVYPLRGAALETVLSLWPEVAELQSQVAGLLGKLDLLEGVPEGLGLRDWLGQIAAQRSQELAQLKAGWVERADFMQGWINQHRTCKPPVLAGARLKSNNVSDWFDALRAWAADPALETLDMGKTAPTRLTPEGIAECFNDGCAVPVPADFAAFAQLMFALGQRAPLHEPLQRHAAFGVARRLAALKRQAGRFGYADLVERLDAALHGPAGERLAQRIRTQYPLALIDEFQDTSPLQYRLFDRLYDVAANRADTGLLLIGDPKQSIYGFRGADIYSYLKAREATAERRYMLTTNFRSTAALVAAVNTLFEQAEAARPEGAFALGKDESRALPFDPVAARGRGEVLVAGGAALPALQLAWLPGAGQAQVQRRELADHAAAQLVAWLADPTCGWSEGDAPLRRLRPSDVAVLVRDQHEAAAIRRALQRRGVHSVYLSDKDSVYASAEAADLLRWLMAVAQPLDGLLARAAYANASWDLGLDELAAHVHDETAWDARLALLQQLHGVWQRQGVLTMLRQTLHALDLPARWLAEGNEAAGERRLTNVLHLGELLQAASAHLEGEAGLIRWLAAMVRGGGDGAQGGSGMGGSAAAAGAGGDAHIVRLESDAQLVQVVTVHKSKGLEYPVVMLPFANSARAWRKKRHGALEWVDDDGRRALDFAQQPEHVAAAERERLREDLRLFYVALTRARHALWLGIGVPPTGRNGSAGPLSALGYLLAGDQGLREDSLGSVLQALCDVSDPPATRSVCLDVPAQRVRWRDDRAQPPLHLPPVFQAEFERRWAIGSFSGLVRDLGERGAGAGVPATPHGATDLLRTEQLQEELAQMAQLTQMAAQADGQPAAPSGSRAAAIAGSVPTWHGFPRGALPGNFLHDQLQWLAEEGFERAGESGVAAALLRRCERAGHAQHAAGAVDWLQQLLATPLPPLGASLAEVDRLLPEMEFWMPSVALRSAELDRICQQHLLPGQPRPALVSRQLDGLLMGFADLVFEHGGRWWVLDYKSNALGATDADYTPAALSQAMLAHRYELQAAIYLLALHRLLRSRLGDDYDPARQLGGALYLFLRGFKGPAAGCVHLSAEPAWLDALDAALSADPCAVESQR
- the recD gene encoding exodeoxyribonuclease V subunit alpha, whose protein sequence is MSPHVPDGQVDLFGPVSGQLPGHPTGEPAEPGDAPSPSAVLAELAAWAEAGWLRALDLSLARLLVQQCPDASAHLALAAALLAHNEGRGHTCLPLDEWLASVDEAAAPTAPGGSHARPLTEPWLDGPADAQAALARQLRALGTDPGEWRAALLCSGAVAAAGEIVATGLASPLILSGSRLYLRRHFRDEQAVAQAVVGRAAAAMPVAEGAPQAQPHAGTEPPDAAQVRLWLDRLFGGPPAPDRFDWQRSACAIALRGRLALITGGPGTGKTYTVARLLALVMAVHPQPQALRIALAAPTGKAAARLKQSIDSALQQLAAALPGALDWGLLQQRLSQSLTLHKLLGARPDTRRFGRDARHPLEVDLLVVDEASMVHLEMMAALLAALPPASRLVLLGDKDQLASVEAGAVLGDLCVDAAAGGYDEDTAAWIQACVGQALPQPFRCGQPGPLAQQTVMLRESRRFEGPIGALALAVNAGDVTAARRLLGLGVPAPADDGSLRAPTGVTPAAVCDLAVHGRAGNDASATGFVNYLRLLREGAPRRADGPSPDGVRAVLQAFERCRVLCAVREGEWGVAGLNAAIERQLRQQGWIARQGEWYEGRPVMVTRNDPALGVFNGDIGLALRGPAQPGGAQGAGGPLRVWFLDGEQPRSVLASRLAAVETAYAMTVHKSQGSEFEHTVLVLPPHANPVLTRELVYTGITRARRAFTLVAPEPAVFDLALQRRTRRASGLPDLLAAGA
- a CDS encoding ABC transporter substrate-binding protein, encoding MNHRAQHPTRLARRLLALALLPLAGATIAQEKIKVGLMLPYTGTYAALGVAIENGFRQYLDEQGGQLGGRQVEFFKVDDESDPAKASDNANKLVKRDQVDVMVGSVHSGVAMAMAKVAKDNNTLLIVPNAGADAVTGALCAPNIFRSSFSNWQPGYAIGKVAGERKFKTAVTLTWKYAAGDETVRGFKEAFEGGGGKVVKELNLAFPTVEFQALLTEVAALKPDVAFVFFAGAGAVKFVKDWQAAGLKDRIPLYASGFLTDGTLEAQGDAAQGIVTALHYADDLSNKRDQAFRLQYAKTYKLQPDVYAVQGYDAAQLLGAGLTAVKGDIKNRDGLVKAMEAARIDSPRGPFTLSRAHNPVQDFYLRQVVGKANKAIGVAAKGLADPARGCKM
- a CDS encoding TRAP transporter large permease, whose amino-acid sequence is MIEFLSANMAPIMFMGLIVFLLMGYSVAFSLGACGLVFGFIGIELGLLPAALIQALPLRIFGIMQNDTLLAIPFFTFMGLILERSGMAEDLLDTIGQLFGPIRGGLAYAVIFVGAMLAATTGVVAASVISMGLISLPIMLRYGYDRRIASGVIAASGTLAQIIPPSLVLIIMADQLGQSVGDLYKGAFIPGFVLTGLYVGYIALISLWKPTWVPALPKEARTIREDNGDSGLPSLGVLVLLSTALAVAFAKTRPDTTPTDELIVVSMCVGVGVAFLLSVINKAIGLKLLSKMAERVTFVLIPPLALIFLVLGTIFLGIATPTEGGAMGAVGALLMALGRRRLDMKLLRQAMDSTMKLATFVVFILVGSTVFSLSFQGVDGPKWVEHLLTGLPGGQVGFLIVVNILIFVLAFFLDFFELSFIVVPLLGPVAAALGIDLVWFGVLLAVNMQTSFMHPPFGFALFYLRSVAPNKDYKDRLTGQMIPKVTTGQIYWGAVPFVVIQVIMVGLLIAFPDLVSGGLGKKEAINIDDVQIEFQTQETAPEVDPNSMFEKSANNPGGSGEAKEPDPMDAFKDLPKDEEKK